One part of the Phaenicophaeus curvirostris isolate KB17595 chromosome 2, BPBGC_Pcur_1.0, whole genome shotgun sequence genome encodes these proteins:
- the TRIM67 gene encoding tripartite motif-containing protein 67 isoform X1, translating into MEEELKCPVCGSLFREPIILPCSHNVCLPCARTIAVQTPDGERHLPPGLQPPECAAGGGGGGDHADKLSLHSETDSGYGSYAPSLKSPNGVRVLPLAPPGAAPRGPAGSSLTCPQCHRSASLDQRGLRGFPRNRLLETIVQRYRQGRAAAAAAKCQLCDRSPPEPAAALCEQCQVLYCASCQRRCHPARGPFAKHRLLPPPGAPPEHEGTAAAGGRRAPACAEHDPECYSMYCGTCRGPVCARCLEEGRHGQHDIKALGAVWKQHKAQLSQALNGVSDKAKEAKEFLVQLKNLLQQIQENGLDYEACLVAQCDALVDALTRQKAKLLTKVTKEREHKLKVVWDQINHCTLKLRQSTGLMEYCLEVIKENDPSGFLQISDALIKRVQVSQEQWVKGALEPKVSAEFDLTLDSEPLLQSIHQLDFIQMKCRVPVTVPPVPLLQLEKCCTRNNSVTLAWRMPPLSHNPVEGYILELDDGDGGQFREVYVGKETLCTIDGLHFNSTYNARVKAFNSSGVGPYSKTVILQTSDVAWFTFDPSSAHKDIVLSNDNQTATCNSYDDRVVLGTAAFSKGVHYWELHVDRYDNHPDPAFGIARINVVKDMMLGKDDKAWAMYVDNNRSWFMHCNSHTNRTEGGVSKGATIGVLLDLNKHNLTFYINGQQQGPPAFENIEGVFMPALSLNRNVQVTLQTGLEVPQCVKQPKLPNN; encoded by the exons ATGGAAGAGGAGCTGAAGTGCCCGGTGTGCGGGTCGCTGTTCCGCGAGCCCATCATCCTGCCCTGCTCGCACAACGTCTGCCTGCCCTGCGCCCGCACCATCGCCGTGCAGACCCCCGACGGCGAGCGGCACCTCCCGCCCGGCCTCCAGCCTCCCGAGTGCGCggcggggggaggcggcggcggggacCACGCGGACAAGCTGAGCCTGCACAGCGAGACCGACAGCGGCTACGGCTCCTACGCGCCCAGCCTCAAGTCCCCGAACGGCGTGCGGGTGCTGCCGCTGGCGCCCCCGGGAGCGGCTCCGCGGGGCCCCGCCGGCTCCTCGCTCACCTGCCCGCAGTGCCACCGGAGCGCCTCCCTGGACCAGCGCGGGCTCCGCGGCTTCCCCCGCAACCGGCTGCTGGAGACCATCGTGCAGCGCTACCGGCAGGGccgcgcggccgccgccgccgccaagTGCCAGCTGTGCGACCGCAGCCCCCCCGAGCCGGCGGCCGCGCTGTGCGAGCAGTGCCAGGTGCTGTACTGCGCCTCCTGCCAGCGCCGCTGCCACCCGGCCCGCGGGCCCTTCGCCAAGCACCGCCTGCTGCCGCCGCCCGGGGCGCCCCCCGAACACGAAGGGACGGCGGCGGCCGGCGGCCGCAGGGCCCCCGCCTGCGCCGAGCACGACCCGGAATGCTACAGCATGTACTGCGGGACCTGCCGCGGGCCCGTCTGCGCCCGCTGCCTGGAGGAGGGCAGGCACGGCCAGCACGACATCAAGGCGCTGGGCGCCGTCTGGAAGCAGCACAAG gcaCAGCTGTCTCAGGCTTTAAATGGAGTTTCAGATAAAGCAAAGGAAGCTAAAGAATTTCTGGTTCAGCTGAAAAATTTATTGCAGCAGATCCAG GAGAATGGGTTGGATTATGAAGCCTGTCTTGTCGCTCAGTGTGATGCCTTGGTTGATGCGTTAACGCGACAAAAGGCAAAACTGCTCACAAAGGTGACCAAAGAACGTGAGCACAAGCTGAAG GTTGTTTGGGACCAGATAAATCACTGTACACTGAAGCTACGCCAGTCAACGGGGCTTATGGAGTACTGCCTAGAAGTTATCAAAGAAAATGATCCCTCTGGGTTTTTACAG ATTTCGGATGCTTTAATCAAGCGTGTTCAGGTATCTCAGGAACAGTGGGTCAAAGGAGCCTTGGAGCCCAAAGTGTCTGCTGAGTTTGACTTGACTCTGGATAGTGAACCTTTACTGCAGTCAATTCACCAGCTGGATTTTATTCAGATGAAATGTAGGG TTCCTGTTACAGTGCCACCCGTCCCATTACTGCAGCTGGAGAAGTGTTGCACCAGGAACAACAGTGTGACATTGGCCTGGAGGATGCCACCTTTGAGCCACAACCCGGTGGAGGGTTATATCTTGGAACTtgatgatggagatggtggcCAATTCCGA GAAGTATATGTTGGCAAGGAAACCCTCTGCACCATTGATGGCCTTCATTTCAACAGTACCTATAATGCAAGAGTCAAAGCTTTCAACTCATCAGGAGTTGGCCCTTACAGCAAGACAGTTATTTTACAGACATCGGATG tGGCGTGGTTCACCTTTGACCCCTCCTCAGCTCACAAAGACATAGTGCTGTCAAATGACAACCAGACTGCTACGTGCAACAGTTACGATGACCGGGTTGTTCTTGGCACAGCAGCCTTCTCCAAGGGTGTGCATTACTGGGAACTGCATGTGGACCGGTACGACAACCATCCAGATCCAGCCTTTGGCATCGCCAGGATTAATGTTGTCAAGGACATGATGCTAGGCAAGGATGACAAGGCGTGGGCCATGTACGTTGACAACAACCGCAGCTGGTTCATGCATTGCAATTCTCACACCAATCG GACTGAAGGAGGAGTTTCTAAAGGTGCCACCATTGGTGTTCTCCTGGATCTGAACAAGCACAACCTGACCTTTTACATAAACGGGCAGCAGCAAGGGCCTCCAGCGTTTGAAAACATCGAGGGGGTCTTCATGCCTGCACTGAGCCTCAATCGAAACGTCCAG
- the TRIM67 gene encoding tripartite motif-containing protein 67 isoform X3, producing the protein MEEELKCPVCGSLFREPIILPCSHNVCLPCARTIAVQTPDGERHLPPGLQPPECAAGGGGGGDHADKLSLHSETDSGYGSYAPSLKSPNGVRVLPLAPPGAAPRGPAGSSLTCPQCHRSASLDQRGLRGFPRNRLLETIVQRYRQGRAAAAAAKCQLCDRSPPEPAAALCEQCQVLYCASCQRRCHPARGPFAKHRLLPPPGAPPEHEGTAAAGGRRAPACAEHDPECYSMYCGTCRGPVCARCLEEGRHGQHDIKALGAVWKQHKAQLSQALNGVSDKAKEAKEFLVQLKNLLQQIQENGLDYEACLVAQCDALVDALTRQKAKLLTKVTKEREHKLKVVWDQINHCTLKLRQSTGLMEYCLEVIKENDPSGFLQISDALIKRVQVSQEQWVKGALEPKVSAEFDLTLDSEPLLQSIHQLDFIQMKLPPVPLLQLEKCCTRNNSVTLAWRMPPLSHNPVEGYILELDDGDGGQFREVYVGKETLCTIDGLHFNSTYNARVKAFNSSGVGPYSKTVILQTSDVAWFTFDPSSAHKDIVLSNDNQTATCNSYDDRVVLGTAAFSKGVHYWELHVDRYDNHPDPAFGIARINVVKDMMLGKDDKAWAMYVDNNRSWFMHCNSHTNRTEGGVSKGATIGVLLDLNKHNLTFYINGQQQGPPAFENIEGVFMPALSLNRNVQVTLQTGLEVPQCVKQPKLPNN; encoded by the exons ATGGAAGAGGAGCTGAAGTGCCCGGTGTGCGGGTCGCTGTTCCGCGAGCCCATCATCCTGCCCTGCTCGCACAACGTCTGCCTGCCCTGCGCCCGCACCATCGCCGTGCAGACCCCCGACGGCGAGCGGCACCTCCCGCCCGGCCTCCAGCCTCCCGAGTGCGCggcggggggaggcggcggcggggacCACGCGGACAAGCTGAGCCTGCACAGCGAGACCGACAGCGGCTACGGCTCCTACGCGCCCAGCCTCAAGTCCCCGAACGGCGTGCGGGTGCTGCCGCTGGCGCCCCCGGGAGCGGCTCCGCGGGGCCCCGCCGGCTCCTCGCTCACCTGCCCGCAGTGCCACCGGAGCGCCTCCCTGGACCAGCGCGGGCTCCGCGGCTTCCCCCGCAACCGGCTGCTGGAGACCATCGTGCAGCGCTACCGGCAGGGccgcgcggccgccgccgccgccaagTGCCAGCTGTGCGACCGCAGCCCCCCCGAGCCGGCGGCCGCGCTGTGCGAGCAGTGCCAGGTGCTGTACTGCGCCTCCTGCCAGCGCCGCTGCCACCCGGCCCGCGGGCCCTTCGCCAAGCACCGCCTGCTGCCGCCGCCCGGGGCGCCCCCCGAACACGAAGGGACGGCGGCGGCCGGCGGCCGCAGGGCCCCCGCCTGCGCCGAGCACGACCCGGAATGCTACAGCATGTACTGCGGGACCTGCCGCGGGCCCGTCTGCGCCCGCTGCCTGGAGGAGGGCAGGCACGGCCAGCACGACATCAAGGCGCTGGGCGCCGTCTGGAAGCAGCACAAG gcaCAGCTGTCTCAGGCTTTAAATGGAGTTTCAGATAAAGCAAAGGAAGCTAAAGAATTTCTGGTTCAGCTGAAAAATTTATTGCAGCAGATCCAG GAGAATGGGTTGGATTATGAAGCCTGTCTTGTCGCTCAGTGTGATGCCTTGGTTGATGCGTTAACGCGACAAAAGGCAAAACTGCTCACAAAGGTGACCAAAGAACGTGAGCACAAGCTGAAG GTTGTTTGGGACCAGATAAATCACTGTACACTGAAGCTACGCCAGTCAACGGGGCTTATGGAGTACTGCCTAGAAGTTATCAAAGAAAATGATCCCTCTGGGTTTTTACAG ATTTCGGATGCTTTAATCAAGCGTGTTCAGGTATCTCAGGAACAGTGGGTCAAAGGAGCCTTGGAGCCCAAAGTGTCTGCTGAGTTTGACTTGACTCTGGATAGTGAACCTTTACTGCAGTCAATTCACCAGCTGGATTTTATTCAGATGAAAT TGCCACCCGTCCCATTACTGCAGCTGGAGAAGTGTTGCACCAGGAACAACAGTGTGACATTGGCCTGGAGGATGCCACCTTTGAGCCACAACCCGGTGGAGGGTTATATCTTGGAACTtgatgatggagatggtggcCAATTCCGA GAAGTATATGTTGGCAAGGAAACCCTCTGCACCATTGATGGCCTTCATTTCAACAGTACCTATAATGCAAGAGTCAAAGCTTTCAACTCATCAGGAGTTGGCCCTTACAGCAAGACAGTTATTTTACAGACATCGGATG tGGCGTGGTTCACCTTTGACCCCTCCTCAGCTCACAAAGACATAGTGCTGTCAAATGACAACCAGACTGCTACGTGCAACAGTTACGATGACCGGGTTGTTCTTGGCACAGCAGCCTTCTCCAAGGGTGTGCATTACTGGGAACTGCATGTGGACCGGTACGACAACCATCCAGATCCAGCCTTTGGCATCGCCAGGATTAATGTTGTCAAGGACATGATGCTAGGCAAGGATGACAAGGCGTGGGCCATGTACGTTGACAACAACCGCAGCTGGTTCATGCATTGCAATTCTCACACCAATCG GACTGAAGGAGGAGTTTCTAAAGGTGCCACCATTGGTGTTCTCCTGGATCTGAACAAGCACAACCTGACCTTTTACATAAACGGGCAGCAGCAAGGGCCTCCAGCGTTTGAAAACATCGAGGGGGTCTTCATGCCTGCACTGAGCCTCAATCGAAACGTCCAG
- the TRIM67 gene encoding tripartite motif-containing protein 67 isoform X2 gives MEEELKCPVCGSLFREPIILPCSHNVCLPCARTIAVQTPDGERHLPPGLQPPECAAGGGGGGDHADKLSLHSETDSGYGSYAPSLKSPNGVRVLPLAPPGAAPRGPAGSSLTCPQCHRSASLDQRGLRGFPRNRLLETIVQRYRQGRAAAAAAKCQLCDRSPPEPAAALCEQCQVLYCASCQRRCHPARGPFAKHRLLPPPGAPPEHEGTAAAGGRRAPACAEHDPECYSMYCGTCRGPVCARCLEEGRHGQHDIKALGAVWKQHKAQLSQALNGVSDKAKEAKEFLVQLKNLLQQIQENGLDYEACLVAQCDALVDALTRQKAKLLTKVTKEREHKLKVVWDQINHCTLKLRQSTGLMEYCLEVIKENDPSGFLQISDALIKRVQVSQEQWVKGALEPKVSAEFDLTLDSEPLLQSIHQLDFIQMKCRVPPVPLLQLEKCCTRNNSVTLAWRMPPLSHNPVEGYILELDDGDGGQFREVYVGKETLCTIDGLHFNSTYNARVKAFNSSGVGPYSKTVILQTSDVAWFTFDPSSAHKDIVLSNDNQTATCNSYDDRVVLGTAAFSKGVHYWELHVDRYDNHPDPAFGIARINVVKDMMLGKDDKAWAMYVDNNRSWFMHCNSHTNRTEGGVSKGATIGVLLDLNKHNLTFYINGQQQGPPAFENIEGVFMPALSLNRNVQVTLQTGLEVPQCVKQPKLPNN, from the exons ATGGAAGAGGAGCTGAAGTGCCCGGTGTGCGGGTCGCTGTTCCGCGAGCCCATCATCCTGCCCTGCTCGCACAACGTCTGCCTGCCCTGCGCCCGCACCATCGCCGTGCAGACCCCCGACGGCGAGCGGCACCTCCCGCCCGGCCTCCAGCCTCCCGAGTGCGCggcggggggaggcggcggcggggacCACGCGGACAAGCTGAGCCTGCACAGCGAGACCGACAGCGGCTACGGCTCCTACGCGCCCAGCCTCAAGTCCCCGAACGGCGTGCGGGTGCTGCCGCTGGCGCCCCCGGGAGCGGCTCCGCGGGGCCCCGCCGGCTCCTCGCTCACCTGCCCGCAGTGCCACCGGAGCGCCTCCCTGGACCAGCGCGGGCTCCGCGGCTTCCCCCGCAACCGGCTGCTGGAGACCATCGTGCAGCGCTACCGGCAGGGccgcgcggccgccgccgccgccaagTGCCAGCTGTGCGACCGCAGCCCCCCCGAGCCGGCGGCCGCGCTGTGCGAGCAGTGCCAGGTGCTGTACTGCGCCTCCTGCCAGCGCCGCTGCCACCCGGCCCGCGGGCCCTTCGCCAAGCACCGCCTGCTGCCGCCGCCCGGGGCGCCCCCCGAACACGAAGGGACGGCGGCGGCCGGCGGCCGCAGGGCCCCCGCCTGCGCCGAGCACGACCCGGAATGCTACAGCATGTACTGCGGGACCTGCCGCGGGCCCGTCTGCGCCCGCTGCCTGGAGGAGGGCAGGCACGGCCAGCACGACATCAAGGCGCTGGGCGCCGTCTGGAAGCAGCACAAG gcaCAGCTGTCTCAGGCTTTAAATGGAGTTTCAGATAAAGCAAAGGAAGCTAAAGAATTTCTGGTTCAGCTGAAAAATTTATTGCAGCAGATCCAG GAGAATGGGTTGGATTATGAAGCCTGTCTTGTCGCTCAGTGTGATGCCTTGGTTGATGCGTTAACGCGACAAAAGGCAAAACTGCTCACAAAGGTGACCAAAGAACGTGAGCACAAGCTGAAG GTTGTTTGGGACCAGATAAATCACTGTACACTGAAGCTACGCCAGTCAACGGGGCTTATGGAGTACTGCCTAGAAGTTATCAAAGAAAATGATCCCTCTGGGTTTTTACAG ATTTCGGATGCTTTAATCAAGCGTGTTCAGGTATCTCAGGAACAGTGGGTCAAAGGAGCCTTGGAGCCCAAAGTGTCTGCTGAGTTTGACTTGACTCTGGATAGTGAACCTTTACTGCAGTCAATTCACCAGCTGGATTTTATTCAGATGAAATGTAGGG TGCCACCCGTCCCATTACTGCAGCTGGAGAAGTGTTGCACCAGGAACAACAGTGTGACATTGGCCTGGAGGATGCCACCTTTGAGCCACAACCCGGTGGAGGGTTATATCTTGGAACTtgatgatggagatggtggcCAATTCCGA GAAGTATATGTTGGCAAGGAAACCCTCTGCACCATTGATGGCCTTCATTTCAACAGTACCTATAATGCAAGAGTCAAAGCTTTCAACTCATCAGGAGTTGGCCCTTACAGCAAGACAGTTATTTTACAGACATCGGATG tGGCGTGGTTCACCTTTGACCCCTCCTCAGCTCACAAAGACATAGTGCTGTCAAATGACAACCAGACTGCTACGTGCAACAGTTACGATGACCGGGTTGTTCTTGGCACAGCAGCCTTCTCCAAGGGTGTGCATTACTGGGAACTGCATGTGGACCGGTACGACAACCATCCAGATCCAGCCTTTGGCATCGCCAGGATTAATGTTGTCAAGGACATGATGCTAGGCAAGGATGACAAGGCGTGGGCCATGTACGTTGACAACAACCGCAGCTGGTTCATGCATTGCAATTCTCACACCAATCG GACTGAAGGAGGAGTTTCTAAAGGTGCCACCATTGGTGTTCTCCTGGATCTGAACAAGCACAACCTGACCTTTTACATAAACGGGCAGCAGCAAGGGCCTCCAGCGTTTGAAAACATCGAGGGGGTCTTCATGCCTGCACTGAGCCTCAATCGAAACGTCCAG